A genomic region of Glycine max cultivar Williams 82 chromosome 15, Glycine_max_v4.0, whole genome shotgun sequence contains the following coding sequences:
- the LOC102666443 gene encoding uncharacterized protein — protein sequence MLTLTKIKDSKDKYPLSVQNIKHGSKLYVNTDIVEIQQFRKSLRVPFYVGGVTNEGSASQSQYSQHSQRNSVEKFLHNAQMVNLGEISRLRQDCYCLTVATVDEVMIDTPWSYDSCPYCTTTFDPLKIGAVCRSCQNQVTHTVPRYKLVVKMEQNREKANFHFWDVTCIKIFGKMADECHQQLIASVDEIKVFPPCVDELLGKTWAVIFKYHFQMRQSSMLDVSKEEHHIHTLTSTLGLQDEPSIGKSPAVGAETSSQDYHLTSADYDPGKTVFVTPAKRMCDQQDSSEFEFDEYTPYELLTNTHMKVE from the exons ATGTTAACCCTTACTAAGATCAAAGATTCCAAAG acAAGTATCCCCTTAGTGTCCAAAATATCAAGCATGGGTCCAAGTTGTATGTCAACACTGATATTGTAGAAATCCAACAATTCCGTAAAAG TTTACGAGTGCCATTTTATGTTGGCGGGGTAACAAATGAAGGAAGCGCTTCTCAGTCCCAGTATAGCCAACATTCCCAACGAAACTCAGTGGAAAAGTTCTTGCATAATGCTCAAATGGTGAACTTAGGTGAAATAAGTAGACTGAGACAG GATTGTTACTGTTTGACCGTTGCTACGGTGGATGAAGTGATGATTGATACACCATGGAGTTATGATAGTTGTCCCTATTGTACTACAACATTTGATCCATTAAAAATAGGTGCAGTCTGTCGTTCGTGCCAAAACCAAGTTACTCACACCGTTCCAAG GTATAAGTTAGTTGTCAAAATGGAACAAAATAGGGAGAAGGCTAACTTCCATTTCTGGGATGTGACGTGTATCAAAATCTTTGGTAAAATGGCCGATGAATGTCATCAACAGTTGATTGCA AGTGTTGACGAGATCAAGGTGTTCCCTCCGTGTGTGGATGAATTGTTGGGTAAGACCTGGGCTGTCATATTCAAGTACCATTTTCAGATGCGGCAATCATCTATGTTGGATGTTAGCAAAGAGGAACATCATATCCACACATTGACATCCACACTTGGTTTACAG GATGAACCAAGTATAGGGAAGTCACCAGCTGTTGGTGCTGAAACTTCATCACAGGATTACCATCTTACA TCAGCTGATTATGATCCTGGAAAGACTGTCTTTGTCACTCCTGCCAAAAGAATGTGTGATCAACAAGACAGTAGTGAATTTGAGTTTGACGAATACACACCATATGAGCTATTGACGAACACGCATATGAAAGTTGAGTAA